The following nucleotide sequence is from Nitrospira sp..
GGCCGAAACGCGGCAAGTTTGCCGTGAAGGAGTAACGAGAGCCCGGCTCCTCACTCGACCGTTTCCTCTCCCACCATGTTGATCCGATGGGCCAGGCAACCGGCGCCGAAGCCGTTGTCGATGTTCATCACCCCCACACCGGCCGCGCAAGAATTCAACATCGTCAACAGCGCTGCCAGCCCCCCGAAATGCGCGCCGTACCCTCGGCTTGTCGGGACGGCAATCACCGGCTGTCGCACGAGCCCTCCCACGACGCTCGGCAAGACACCGTCCATGCCGGCGGCAACCACCACGACACGCGCGCCATGGAGCCGATCCTGTTGACCCAACAGGCGGTGAAGCCCTGCCACGCCCACGTCATACAGCGTCTCGGTCCGACTGCCCATGATGTCGGCCGTCACGCGCGCTTCCTCCGCCACGGGAATGTCGGCGGTCCCGGCCGTGACGATCAGCACCGACCCGCGGCGAGCCAACTTCAGCGGAGCAATCGCCACAACCCGCGCCTCTTCATGGTATTCGGCCCGTTTGCTCATCTTGAGCAGCGCTCGCGCCACCGGCGGATCGACTCGTGTCGCCAGCAGCGAATTATTTTTCCGCAGGAGCGTCTTGGCAATGGCCACCACTTGACGCTCCGTCTTCCCTTCGCAAAAGATGACCTCGGGAAACCCCTGCCGGATCGCGCGATGGTGATCGAGCGACGCAAACCCCAAATTTTCGTAGGGCAGGGTGCGGAGCTGACGAAGCGCATCGGGCACGTCGATGACGCCTCGCTGCACCTGCGTCAGCAATGCCTGCAAGGATGCTTGATTCATGACAGGGCTTTCTCTCCCTTGGCCTCTCGCTCCATGAGGTCGCCCACCGCCTGCCGACAGGATTTCTCGGCAAACAACACCGCGTTGACCTCCTGGACGATCGGCATGTCCACGTCATAGCGCCGAGCCAAGCCCAGCGCCGCTTTGGCGGTTCGCACTCCTTCGGCCACGGCCTGCATGCTCCCGAGAATGGCCGCAAGCCCTTCACCACGACCTAACCGCATACCCACGGAGTGGTTGCGACTGAGCGGCCCGGTGCAGGTCAGGATGAGGTCGCCCACCCCGGACAGGCCGTAAAACGTCCTGGGGTCAGCCCCCATGGCGGCACCCAACCGAATCATCTCGGCCAACCCTCTGGTGATCAGTGCAGCGCGGGCATTGTGTCCGAGTTCCAAGCCGTCCACCACCCCGGCGGCTAGGGCCATGACGTTTTTCAGCGCGCCGCCGAGTTGCACACCGATCACATCGTCATCCGCATAGACACGAAAACTCGG
It contains:
- the larB gene encoding nickel pincer cofactor biosynthesis protein LarB; protein product: MNQASLQALLTQVQRGVIDVPDALRQLRTLPYENLGFASLDHHRAIRQGFPEVIFCEGKTERQVVAIAKTLLRKNNSLLATRVDPPVARALLKMSKRAEYHEEARVVAIAPLKLARRGSVLIVTAGTADIPVAEEARVTADIMGSRTETLYDVGVAGLHRLLGQQDRLHGARVVVVAAGMDGVLPSVVGGLVRQPVIAVPTSRGYGAHFGGLAALLTMLNSCAAGVGVMNIDNGFGAGCLAHRINMVGEETVE